A genomic stretch from Candidatus Eisenbacteria bacterium includes:
- a CDS encoding isoprenylcysteine carboxylmethyltransferase family protein: MSGGRILPPTYLFIGLILMGLLHFLLSGPRLIFGMWRLVGVAIALIGAALTVWADALFKKLGTEVKPFRKSSLVVAEGPFRFSRHPMYLGFMGIVLGAAVAAGTLLPLVLVGAMFWLFSVSFVIPEERHMEEQFGEEYRQYKANVRKWL, encoded by the coding sequence GTGAGCGGCGGTCGAATTCTTCCCCCAACATATCTGTTCATTGGGCTTATTTTGATGGGTTTGCTACACTTTCTGCTGTCAGGGCCTCGGTTGATTTTCGGAATGTGGCGGCTTGTTGGCGTCGCTATCGCATTGATCGGTGCGGCGCTGACGGTCTGGGCCGACGCATTGTTCAAGAAATTGGGAACAGAGGTCAAGCCATTCCGGAAGTCGAGTCTAGTTGTGGCCGAGGGTCCTTTCCGGTTTAGCCGGCATCCAATGTATCTGGGGTTCATGGGGATTGTTCTCGGAGCTGCAGTCGCAGCCGGCACACTACTGCCGCTTGTGCTGGTCGGGGCAATGTTTTGGTTGTTTTCCGTTTCCTTCGTGATTCCCGAGGAGCGCCACATGGAAGAGCAATTCGGAGAGGAATACAGGCAGTATAAAGCTAATGTAAGAAAGTGGTTGTAA
- a CDS encoding SIMPL domain-containing protein → MITVSGYAKVLVVPDEAVLTLGIDTRDPDLAAAKKANDESMESFLQITAEKGIPEEEIVTGHLYIRPQSDVRTPRRGSREYLVRRTVAITLKDLSGFEELMTAALGAGINKVHDIEFRTSKLREHKDEARKIALEAAREKADAMAATLGQSIGRPLKIREDGSSGTSTGMDGPTPPGQISVTAMVSVTFEMID, encoded by the coding sequence GTGATCACTGTCAGTGGCTACGCCAAGGTTTTGGTCGTTCCCGACGAGGCGGTGCTTACTCTCGGTATAGATACCCGGGACCCAGATTTGGCAGCCGCAAAAAAAGCGAACGATGAGTCCATGGAGTCATTTCTTCAAATCACTGCAGAGAAGGGAATTCCTGAGGAAGAAATCGTAACTGGGCATCTTTATATCAGGCCGCAATCTGATGTACGGACACCCAGGCGGGGCTCACGCGAATATCTGGTCCGCCGCACTGTGGCGATCACTCTTAAAGACCTTTCGGGTTTTGAGGAACTCATGACAGCGGCGCTGGGGGCGGGAATCAATAAAGTTCACGATATTGAATTCCGCACATCCAAACTTCGCGAGCATAAGGACGAGGCTCGCAAAATTGCCCTGGAAGCCGCCCGAGAAAAGGCGGATGCGATGGCAGCCACACTGGGCCAGTCAATAGGACGCCCCCTCAAGATCAGAGAAGATGGGTCAAGTGGAACGTCAACCGGTATGGATGGCCCAACACCGCCGGGGCAGATTTCCGTGACGGCCATGGTGTCCGTGACCTTTGAGATGATCGATTAA
- a CDS encoding TIR domain-containing protein — MPKKKVFLSYAREDSSAADRLRKDLRVHGISVWFDKKDLRGGENWREVIHREISRADYFIALLSKSSVGKRGVVQAEIKKAIEVLEETPGDEIYLIPVRLMECKPKYRKLNELHWIDLFPRWEDGVNQIIRSIDGEQGHADLSKTPTPLDDIVIERDENAKPKRLKTLVHLSEMVRETIEIFGKYARRRNVIIDFTDTAPNAHVIASRPEIITAIANVLNNAIKYSYSGRNLESKVMLSTSQARSKAIIQIENWGVGIPKQDIESGVIFERGFRTPDAKEHTAGGMGMGLWLAREISRKYKGDIVVESKPVRWMIGEGDPRPPYVTTVRLIYPAEKIE, encoded by the coding sequence ATGCCAAAAAAGAAAGTATTTTTGAGCTACGCACGAGAAGATTCTTCCGCTGCCGATCGTTTGCGAAAAGATTTACGGGTGCATGGGATAAGTGTTTGGTTTGACAAGAAAGACCTCCGGGGCGGAGAGAATTGGCGAGAGGTTATTCATAGAGAAATAAGCAGGGCCGACTATTTTATTGCATTGTTATCAAAATCCTCTGTTGGTAAGCGCGGAGTTGTGCAAGCAGAGATTAAAAAGGCGATTGAGGTATTGGAGGAAACTCCAGGCGACGAAATTTATCTTATTCCGGTCAGGCTAATGGAATGCAAACCAAAGTACCGAAAACTCAATGAGTTACATTGGATCGACCTGTTCCCAAGGTGGGAAGACGGTGTTAATCAAATTATACGATCTATAGACGGCGAACAGGGCCACGCCGACCTGAGTAAAACCCCAACACCGCTTGATGATATCGTCATAGAAAGAGATGAAAACGCGAAACCTAAACGCCTCAAAACCCTGGTTCATCTCTCGGAGATGGTGCGTGAAACCATTGAGATATTTGGGAAGTATGCGCGGCGTCGAAATGTTATAATAGACTTTACGGATACTGCCCCCAACGCTCACGTTATAGCCTCGCGGCCAGAAATTATTACGGCCATAGCCAACGTTTTGAATAATGCCATAAAATACAGTTATTCTGGACGCAATTTGGAATCAAAAGTCATGTTATCGACATCGCAGGCAAGATCCAAAGCCATAATTCAGATCGAGAATTGGGGCGTTGGGATCCCAAAGCAAGATATTGAGAGTGGAGTGATATTCGAGCGGGGCTTTAGAACGCCAGACGCCAAAGAGCACACAGCAGGCGGGATGGGAATGGGTTTATGGTTGGCAAGAGAAATCAGTAGGAAATACAAAGGCGATATTGTTGTTGAGAGCAAACCTGTTAGATGGATGATTGGCGAAGGAGATCCCAGGCCTCCCTATGTCACGACGGTTAGGTTGATATATCCGGCCGAGAAAATTGAATGA
- a CDS encoding class I SAM-dependent methyltransferase translates to MIDTDTYIKQLLDSNPLREPLLRSMIKALRLRKGSHGLDAGCGIGLPALLLAEAIGPTGHVTGLDLSTAFLRYAEKMVMASGFSNQIFFQEGDVSKLSFPNDSFDWAWSVDCAGYPVGDLLPLLRELARVVKPGGAVIILAWSSQCLLPGYPLLEARLNATCSGLAPFVTGKRPEAHFLRALRSFNEAGLKEAEGKTFVGDVQAPMSADLRGALVTVFEMLWGERQPEVSPEDWAEYQRLCRPQSPEFILNLSDYYAFFTYSMFRGRVPD, encoded by the coding sequence ATGATAGACACAGACACATATATAAAACAGCTATTGGACTCCAATCCGTTGAGGGAGCCGCTTCTCCGTTCAATGATTAAGGCGTTACGGCTCCGCAAAGGGAGCCATGGCCTGGATGCAGGGTGTGGAATTGGTTTGCCCGCCTTGTTGCTGGCGGAGGCGATTGGACCCACCGGCCATGTAACCGGCCTTGATTTGTCGACGGCTTTTCTGCGTTACGCAGAGAAGATGGTAATGGCGTCCGGCTTCTCGAACCAAATTTTCTTTCAAGAAGGAGATGTGAGCAAACTCTCCTTCCCCAACGATTCCTTCGATTGGGCATGGAGCGTTGATTGCGCAGGGTATCCTGTCGGCGACCTTCTGCCTTTGCTGCGAGAGCTGGCGCGAGTGGTTAAACCCGGTGGCGCGGTGATCATTCTGGCATGGTCTTCTCAATGCCTGCTCCCGGGGTATCCATTACTTGAGGCTCGTCTGAATGCGACGTGTTCAGGGCTGGCCCCGTTCGTCACGGGGAAGCGGCCCGAGGCGCACTTCTTGCGTGCATTGCGATCGTTTAACGAGGCGGGTTTGAAGGAAGCAGAAGGCAAAACCTTTGTTGGCGATGTCCAGGCTCCAATGAGCGCCGATCTTCGAGGCGCGCTAGTTACTGTCTTTGAGATGCTCTGGGGAGAGAGGCAACCAGAGGTATCACCGGAGGATTGGGCGGAATATCAGCGTTTGTGCCGGCCACAGTCGCCGGAGTTCATTCTAAATCTCTCTGATTACTATGCCTTTTTCACTTATTCGATGTTCCGGGGTAGGGTGCCTGATTGA
- a CDS encoding STAS/SEC14 domain-containing protein has protein sequence MIKLLANLPDDVVGISASGEIDAKDYETVLIPAIESALLRHKRIRVLYQLTPEFTGFTSGAMWDDAKLGLAHWKAWERITVVTDVKWVAHATRMFAFMMPCLVKVFSNSEQAEAEKWIAA, from the coding sequence ATGATAAAGCTTCTTGCCAATCTTCCTGATGACGTGGTTGGCATCAGCGCCTCAGGTGAAATCGATGCGAAGGACTATGAAACGGTTCTTATCCCAGCGATTGAATCCGCGCTTCTGAGGCACAAGCGAATTAGAGTGCTTTATCAGCTCACGCCGGAATTCACGGGATTCACTTCCGGGGCCATGTGGGATGACGCCAAGCTTGGACTTGCACACTGGAAGGCATGGGAAAGAATCACAGTTGTCACGGATGTTAAGTGGGTCGCTCATGCCACACGAATGTTCGCATTTATGATGCCGTGCTTAGTCAAAGTCTTCTCGAATAGCGAGCAAGCCGAAGCCGAGAAGTGGATTGCGGCCTAA